One Coffea arabica cultivar ET-39 chromosome 5e, Coffea Arabica ET-39 HiFi, whole genome shotgun sequence DNA segment encodes these proteins:
- the LOC140006984 gene encoding uncharacterized protein: protein MEKFKIDTRFDLGIKFGSRVQFKAIVQEYGIKMERPVYTKRNESKRVRAKCKAPCQWFVFVSIEKALGMNDLVVKSMHDKHENCNHVWKNKNLKAKWLFDRYMERIRPNSQILVRESRQTVNEEYQAQIFRWIAAKVRKLALEMINGSAEHQYKRIWEYCAKIKKTHEGSTMEVMFTPFRGLGGNPKFMRIYCCLGSMKKGFKDDCRPVIGLDRYHLKWTYRGQLLTAIATDPNNGWWPIA from the coding sequence ATGGAGAAATTCAAGATTGATACCAGATTTGATTTGGGTATAAAATTTGGCTCAAGAGTCCAGTTTAAAGCAATTGTTCAAGAATATGGTATCAAGATGGAGAGGCCAGTATACACCAAGAGAAATGAGAGTAAAAGGGTGAGAGCCAAGTGCAAGGCCCCATGCCAATGGTTTGTGTTTGTCTCAATTGAAAAAGCACTTGGCATGAATGATTTAGTAGTCAAGAGCATGCATGACAAGCATGAAAATTGCAATCACGTCtggaaaaataaaaacctaaaGGCTAAGTGGTTGTTTGACAGGTACATGGAGAGGATTAGGCCGAACTCTCAAATCCTAGTTAGAGAGAGCAGGCAAACTGTGAATGAGGAGTACCAAGCCCAAATTTTCAGATGGATAGCAGCCAAAGTAAGAAAACTGGCACTTGAAATGATAAACGGATCAGCTGAACATCAGTATAAGAGAATTTGGGAGTATTGTGCTAAGATAAAAAAGACACATGAGGGCAGCACAATGGAGGTGATGTTTACTCCATTTAGAGGGCTTGGGGGCAACCCAAAATTTATGAGAATATACTGCTGTTTAGGCTCAATGAAGAAAGGATTTAAGGATGATTGTAGGCCAGTAATAGGATTGGATAGGTACCATTTGAAATGGACTTATAGAGGGCAATTATTGACTGCTATTGCTACTGACCCTAATAATGGGTGGTGGCCTATTGCCTAG